From the Theropithecus gelada isolate Dixy chromosome 16, Tgel_1.0, whole genome shotgun sequence genome, the window aatttattaaaactggtatgagaaaaatattaagtctAAACTTGaataatattatttccattaaaataatcTAGAAACTTTTGTCATAAAGATAACTCCAGAGCCAGATAGCTTTGaagtatttaacaaaaatttaatagaaatcaTATccagcctggtgcggtggctcccacctgtaatcccagcactttgggagtttgaagTAGGTggatcatcagaggtcaggagtttgagaccagcctggccaacatggcgaaatcctgtctctactaaaaatacaaaaattagcctgatgtggtggcaggcacctgtaatcccagctactctggaggctgagacaggagaatcacttgaatccaggaggtggtggttgcagtgagctgaggtgttgccactgcactccagccttggtgacagagctagactccacctcaaaaaaaaaaaaaaatcccaatgatttcagaaaataaaaacgaGACTAGgcttctcattttgttttatagaatTAACAAATCTAATTCCAATCCCTGAGAAAgatatcaaaagaaaagaaaattatagcatAGTATCTCccatgaatatagacacaaaaaatcTAACctaattattatttctaattcaaGGATGTATAAAAAAGTATAAGTTGAATTTGTTTCAAAAAGCAAGATTAATCTAACATTTGAAAAGTTATTGCAATTCTTTACACTTAGAGACTAAAGGAAAATATCATATGGTCATctaaatagatgaagaaaagagaggataAAATTTAGCACTCATTAACAATAACTACATATAGATAAAGAAATTCTGAATCTGGTAAGATTGGTCTATGTACAAAAGTCGAACCACTAAACTATACTGATTGCTAAactgtcaaaatattttcttgtgaGATAGAGAACAAGGTAATTCCTGTTATGACTTTTTCTACTCAACATTACATACAAGGCCTTATGGGAATAAGATAATAAAAGTATATACTTTTGaataaagggaataaaaattGGAAGGGGAGAAACAACATTTTTATCATTAACAAATACCGTAATTATGTACCTAAACACATCcaacataatatattttaaattctattagaATTAGTAAGTGAATTTATCATTAAATGTAGAAGTCCAAACATAAACACCAACTTTTCCCATATACATTAGGAATATTTTGAAGATTACATTTAAATGTGATAAAATTCAGATGAGCCTTAAAAACATTGATTATCTAATTGACTATCTAATCATGGTTTTAATGAAAGGAATGTAACACCTCAACATGGACAATTACAAAAGATTAATGAGAGAAATTAATGAAGAACTAAATAAACTTCTAAGACGAGTATTCATGGATTGAAGACTCAAAATTGTAACAATACTAATCTTTATCAAGTTAATGTGttgattcaatgcaatccaatcAAAGCActagtaagtgtgtgtgtgtgtgtgtgtttgtgttttaaagacCACAAATATTAATTACAAAAGACCAGATGTTCATGGTCATCCTTATTGTTTCACACTGATAGTTTTTGCTAGGACATTATTTTTCTACTCTATAGTAATGTGCCAGTTATCCTAATGTTAATGAGGACTTTGTAACTTTTAGGCAAActtatgaaaataataagagtAGCAAAATTGGGAGACTATGTATTGTCTAAATTTCCTCAGTCTgccatgcacttttttttttgcaaatcatTTCCATTTAGTTCTTTTTAATAAGCATTTGGAACTGATAAGATGTGAAACCAAAAGATCCTTCTTTTTTGTTGCAGTATTTTATATGATGTTTGCTAATTAATTAGTTTGctgcatgtattatttattatatttgtatttacatatcagattagctttttttaaaaaagcaagaatgGACTTTGTGATCCTCGAATCaggaaaatgtttcaaatatctGATCAATCTAAGGTGTCAATGTTTCTGACACTACTTTTGAGGTATTTATGGGATGTGTTCCATTTCTAGGTGGAAGTTTTTCTACTGTTTTGCTGACTTATATCCTGCTCCAATTTGATACAGGAAGGCTTTTTACGTGAAgcatataaatacaatatatggTAAAGAgtgtgtgaggaaaaaaaaatttaagacacCGTAGTCAACAAAGCCCTACTTATGCAaaacgtgcacacacacacacacacacacacacccctacacacatgCATTTTAATCACTCCTAGGGAGTACAGTACTTTGCCATTTCaactcaaatatttcttttaaaaaggccCTCTCAATTCTAGGTGCTCATACACGGTTTCAAGGAAAATCCAGCCCCCCATTATGATTAGATCTTAAAAACCATTTGAATCTAAACAGCAATGCAAGAGAAAGATTCATGAGCGGTATCCTTAGATTTACTCCATTGTGTACCCTTCGTGTCTTCCAATGTATTTCCTTTAATTCACAGTGTTTTGCTTTCCAGCTGGCAATTTAGTGTATCTGTTTTCATCACAGCCAGTTTCTCCTACAGCAGTTTTTCTCTACCTCGATACCACTGATGTTTGCAACAGGATAGTTACCTGCTGTGAGCAGCTGTCCTGTACACTTCAGGGTCCTCAATCCCTGGGCTGCAGACCGGTAGGCCTGTGGTCTTTTGGGAACCAGACTACATAATAGAAGGTAAGCTGGCAGTGAGCGGGCATTACCACCTGAAccccgcctcctgtcagatcagcgggaACATTAGATTCTTAAGGAGCACGAACCCGATtttgaactgtgcatgtgagggatctaggttgttgCACGCTTCTTAGGagactaatgcctgatgatctgaagtggaacgGTTTCATCCCCAACCCCACCCGTGGAAAAACtctcttccacaaaaccggtcagTGGTatcaaaaaggttggggactgctgctgtaTATTGTAGAATGTTTAACATTTAAGAATGTTTAGCATTTCTGGTCCTCAACCCACTGTATGCGAGTATCCTCATCacccccagttgtgacaatcaaacatgtttccagatattgccaaatgttctggtgggggtggggaggaatcATTCCCTGTTGAAAACTACTGTTCAGCAGGATGAAAACAAACTACAGAAATacagaggcagaagaaagagcATGTTTTGCATCAGcatattttaagatgttttaaGCTTTTTCAAGAGGATCTTTATATTTAGATAATTTGGACAGTTTTCCTGTATAAGAGTGGTGGAAACTGCAGCAGTGCAGCATTTCGGACTTGATCTCTCGCCATTGGCTTCACTCTACCTTGCTCTTCACGTGGAGGTCAGCTCGTaataatttcagtttcttttggATCTCGGTCAGAACACCGATTTTCTGCTCCAAAATGGACAAAGACTGggcaatacaaaaatcaacatcatGGTTTACTCCACCGGTTCTCTCCTGGATGTTCTCCAGCCATTGGCTAGATCCCTTCCTTGAAGTTGTGGTATCCTTCCCTAAAAGACTGGATCTTTCAACATCTTCAATCTCTTTCTGCTGCTCCTCACTCTGTACACAAggtattttaataaattcatCCCTCTGAAGGGACATTTCTGAATTTCCGATGTGACTTTTCAACATCCTTGATGCCTCATGTCCATTTGGATAGAGGCCACGATGGTAGGGCCTTACATCTGCATTTAATTCTTTTACTCTGTTTGCATATCTTAAAGTGTTGAGGGTGTTTTCACAAGAGGTCCTCCCTGGAGAGATAGTAGCAATCATGCAAGTGGAGGAGTTCTGGCCTATAAAGGAGTCCCGGAGCACCTGTGTGAGTTTGCTGGCTCTGAATGGGGTATGAGGCTTGTTCTGACCCAAAGCCAGAATACATTCTTTGAGGGCTAGGAGACTCTTGTTAATCTCTGCCCCTTCCAGCTGCCTTTTCCGGCTGGCCTTGGTCGTATCTGCTCCCCTTTCATTCCCAGCTAAATCAACCAGGGAAAACTTGCCATGCAGTTTCCCTCCCGACTTCAGGATGATCTGGAAAACTGCGTGGCTCCTGGATGAGTGAGCGTTGACAGATGTTTGCCTGGAAGTCCGACAGCTATTCCCTATTTCCACCAGGTTCAGCACTTCCTCCACACAACACACCTCTTGCTCCTGCAGCCCGACCACTTGGATTTGCTGATTGCCATCCTCAAGGACTTGCAGTTTCTTCTTCCAGTTCAACAAATCATACACCTTGCCCCCATAAATCTCAAAAAATGTCCCATAGACTTTGAGGTCCAGCTTCTCATATATGGAGTTTCTGAGCAGGAGAAAGACGTCCTGTGCCACCAGAGCATAAATGCCCTTAGAACGATCTTGGGCCCTTCCTGCAAAGTCTCCACCCATGGTGTACGTCTTCCCACTGCCCGTCTGCCCGTAGGCAAAGCAGGTGGCCATGCCCTTGCGGAAGATGGACTCCACCAGTGGCTGGGCGGTGAACTGGTACACCAACTCGTTGGAGGCTTTGTCGTCGAAGGCATGGTCGAAACAGAAGGTCTGGTTCTCCAGGTAGCGAGTGAGGTCCACCTTTTGCTTGGACTCATGCACCATAACCACATTGTCCGAGGGGACGGTGATGATATCCAGGTCCTTCAAGGTGGTCTCTCGCTGGTTGAGAGGCCGCTTCCTCACACAGACGCAGATGCGATGTTCTTGCGGGGGCTCCAGGACTGAGATCTTGCTGCTGTCCAGGTGCCTGCGATACTCTTCGATCATGTGCATGATCTCGTAGTTGGGGTTTCTGGTGTTGACATCAAGGGCGCGTCTAGCTCGGATCTCCTGCTGCAGCCGCCTGCGCTTTTCCCGCTGCTTCTGCACTTTCTCGATTTCCTGGAGGCAGGGAGACTTTTTCTGCTTCATCAGACAAGGTTTGCTGGGGACCCTCACGTCCAGGCTGTCCCCTgaggctgttttgtttttctgggggATCATCACAACCCGTTTCATGGCGGTACTCTGGTCCCCGATGGCCGAAGAGGGCGCGGGAGCCAAAGGGGATACGGGCATGGGGTCTTCAGCAAAGTCCAGAGATGGATTCAGCAGGAGTATGGTCTCCAGGTCAATCTTCTTGCCTTTTTTGACTGCTTTCTCCACCCACTCTACCGTGACCCAAGAATTTTCTCTGTTGATCTCTGTGACCACAGCGAGGTGCATCCGCTTGTCGCTGCGCTGGATCGCCACGTAGATGCCCACTTGGATGTCTCCGAAACGTGGCTTCAAGGGTTTCAGGGGCGAGAGGCGTGGGGATACAGGGAGGCAGAACTGACTGGCCATGGTGAGTGATGGAGGTATCAGGGCGCACTCCAGGGCCCTTGGGGTTGGAGCAGCAGGACCCAAGCCAGCCTGAAGCGCCTGGAACACTGAGCAGGGTTGCCGTCTGTGCCTGCCTTTGTGAGCCTAGTGCGCCAGGGCCCGGCCTGAGGCCACTACGTCACAAAAGGATGAGAAGAGGCGGCAGAACCTAGGGCTTAGGAGTGAACGGTACGGGAGCAAAAAGGGATGGAGAGATTGTTCTCTGCCAGTGAGGGTGAAGGGGTTGGAGGAGGATGTGGCGTGCTCTCTGGATCACAGCAAGAAAGAACCGGTAACAGAGAAGCAATGGGAAGCATGGagttgaaatttaatttatatatccCATGTACTTTTACCTAAGCTTTGGAAGTATCCATTCTCCCAGGAGGCCTTGGCTGGCAGTCCCAAAGCTCGGTGCTTTAATTTGAGAATTGCTATGAAGTTCCCTTAAACTTTAACTCTCCAGTGATCAGTGGAAACCGATGAAGGTAGAGTTATTTGCAAATCTCAGCCTTCGATATTCAACAGGATCCCAGAAAGGGTCCTCAAACCTGCCATCTTTGTTTTTTCACCTCTTTAAAAAACATACTCCGAGAAACCCTAACTAGGAGATCATGCACATGATCGAAGAGTTACACTCTTAAACGTGTAACTTGTTTAAGAGTCACAACTTAAAGTTATTACAGATTAATCAGCTTTCTCATTACAAAATCAAAATGAGTCGAATGTAGCAGGTAGTTGTGGTAATTTGCTAATATGAAACTTCCTTTCGTACAGCACCTGGGTTTGCAAACACAGCAGGTTTATGACATTCCAAGTGGCTCTGACAGCTATAAAGTGAGTTTTGTTGTGCTGCGGTCACCACCATTTTTGAGATTAGTTCAGTAATTACCTTTCCAAACTCCTTTAGTAATTACACTTCTGGCCTCATTATCCATAATTTGGACAGAAAGAAGAGACATTGTGTGGAAAGAGATAATTAATCCTATacccacctccccaccctgcaATACGTGTGTGTCCTTTAGAAGTTGTTAAGCAGGGCTGGAAGGCAGCTAAGATCATCGGATGCAAAAATGTATTTTGCCAAGATTGTAATATTTTCCTGTATAAGAATTTGCTTATAAAATAAATGGCATTGACTTTTAGACAGGCCAAGCTGAGAGTAAGGGCGACACCTTATGTTCAGCTCCCTACCAATCCctgtgcatattttcttttagacTGTTGAATTTCATCATAATTGTACTTACAGCTCCAAAGTAACATGAAGTAGCAAGTTGCAACCTTCCCTAGGAATAAGGGCCACTATAGAAATACATTCTATTATAAACTAACTTTTCTGTTCAGTCAGTTTAGTAAAGCTGAGATTTTGAAAAGAAGATGGAAGGAGGATACTGGATAAATTAGGTAAGCAAGCAGTGCTCATTTCAAGAGGAGGTTGTATgcaggtggagggagaggagaaagggctTTCGGTAGTTGTCTTgtaaaaaatattatgtttatttcCCCAAATTATCAATATTTAAAGTTGTGCTTTAAATCAGTTGTTGTTTCTTAGTTTCAAGGCCATTATGTAAATATTCTTAATACCCTATATTTGTCATTAGCACTCTGTCATTCAGGTCAGAGTACAGTGgtctgatcatagctcactgcagcctcaaactccgaGGTTAAAGCCATcctaccatctcagcctcctgagtagctggaattacaggcatgcgccaggatgctttgctattttctttctttgtttctgtcttttttttctttctttatttttgtttttcttttgctagggatgaggtcttgctgtgttgcacagacgctggtctcaaactcctgacctcaagggattctcccttctcagcctcccaaagtgctaggattataggcttgagccactgaacCACCTagcagtttgttttgttttggttttttaaaccGTTACCTTTGAAAAAGCTGGGTGTCTCTCAAAATTATGAAAACTCTAGAGCCTCCAGGCTAGCCGTAGTGTTTTCACCTTAGCTAGTAATGTTTTAGACAGACAATGGATGAGCAGATCCATGATAGTAATGCCAAAATCAGAGAGTAAAGTTTACTtttattccctctttctctccagcATATTTATAAAGCTTTTCATGGCAACTTTAGgactttttttcagttcttttctcttttatatagtTTCCCTAGTATATTGCATTTGTTCCTAcagtttaattttatataaaactgGCTGGATAGATTGTTGATAACCAGAATTATGAGTCCTAAACTTGTAGTCACCTGCAGGAACTAAAGTTAACAAATCCAAAACTGATTCCGTTGTTTTCTTACTGAAAATGGCagctctttgttatttttaattgcttttagtAACTTCAACATTTACTTATCTTTAAAATCTTGACACAGatctttgtcttcttccttctttcagctCATCCTAACTTAGATAGTCCTTTCCCAGTCTCTAGAAGTCTTCCATAACCATGATACCATTTAATCTCCCAACCAATGATGAGcttgttgttgtcttttttctttctttcttttttttgaaacctCATCCAGTCAGGGACTGGGTCTGTTTCTCACACTGTTCCTAGAGTTATTTTAATAGGTTCTTCCTTATTAATTCACTGCTTATAAGCATTTTAGGAGCTCCTCATCACCCTAATGATATGGTGTAAATTCCATATAAAGACACAAGGCACATCATCATCTTGCCTGCTTTGTCGTCCTCAAACTTCCCCACTATCCATATTTAATCTAAAACTGAGCCATGTGGAAGAAATTGCAGCCCTTCAAACAcaccattttctttcaaatttctagtccagtggttctcaatatTAAGATATGTGAAAATCAACTGCAGGACCTGTTAAAACATCAGTTACTAGGCCCTGTGCCGGAGTtgttgattcagtaggtctgcaGTAGGGCTGAAAATTTGCATgtttaacaagttcccaggtaataCTGGTGCTGCTGGGTGCAGGGACAACATTTTGAGAATTACTAGTACAGCCCTCTGACAATAATCCTTCCTTGTCTTCGTGGTTTTCCTGAGCTCTTCAATACCTACCTCAAACATCACTACCCTGGACTGGTTTCTCTGACCTTCTTGATAATAGCCAGGCAAAATAGCATTAGATAAAGACACCCCCTCTGAAGAAATGGTATTTATTACCAGTCGAATTTGGCTGGTCAAGGGAACCCAAaagcctaattttttgtagtaaattaaaaagaaattcttggccgggcacggtggctcatgcctgtaatcccagcactttgggaggccaaggcgggcagatcacgagaccatcctggctaacatagtgaaaccctgtctctattaacaatacaaaaaaattagtcaggcgtggtggtgggcccctgtagtcccagctactcgggaggctgaggcaggagaatggcgtgaacctgagaggcagagcttgcagtgagccgagatcatgccactgtactccagcctgggcaacagagcgagactctgtctcaaaaaaaaaaaaaaaaaaaaaaatctcattggtGAACATAACAGTAATCTGTTTATAGAGAGCTGATTGGGTGCTTTTTCAATGTCGATAGTCTGGAACTTCTTTGGAGCAATCTCTTTTTATATCTGCttatataaaattcataattCAGAAACCATCTGCCTAACTATCTCATTTAATGGAATTTATTCTGATAGACGAGTCCAtgttaaaaccaaaaaaatactgTGAATCTTGAGTAATGAGATAAATACAGCATTTGTCAAAACGTGAAGGCCCTAGATACAAGATATCATCCGTGGCCATTACCTGAATAGCTTTTGGTAGATGAGCAGTTTCTCCAGATTACAGACCAAAGTCACCACTGTATTTTTAACTGAATATAACCGAGCAGTACATGCTTACTTTGTGCTATTATGCCAAAGAAATCCTTCAAGGAACTTAccatttacacatttttttctgtgaacctacTAAAAAAGCTCATGCCTTGACAAACCGTTGAGTGATAGATTCTCTTGATTGTAAATCTCCTTTTATCAAAAGCCTAGCAAGTATCAGGTGTAGCCCTACAAGAGTGGGTAGGGTGGGTAGAAGTAAGCGCAGGAAATGagctttgtaattttcatttattaattacaGATATATTCCCAGTTTGGGGCTTGTCAAAGTTGATTTATATGAGAGAATGTGATTTCTAGTCTCATTTTAGATACAAATCTCCCAGGAGAAATGCATCAAATACGTGCCTTTCTAACACTATTTTAACAGACATCTAGCAGCTGTTGGACTTGTTTGATCACCCTGGGGGGCTGTACTTTTCCAGTGTAGGGATACAACCTGAGGTTTATTTAGTTATTCAGAAGAGTTCAATAGATTTTCCCAAATCTCTTTGAAGAAATGAAATGcatcattttcatttataaagttattttttaaagagaagagagGTATCTTACTAAGtttatgccttttttaaaaaaaaaagatgaattaacTTTTAGAATGAGAATAGTATTTTACCATTACAGCTAGTATCTATGTCTCCTGACATTTCTACATTTTCCCAATGCGCTACACTTAACCTGTCCAGATAAGTCCATACTTCTCCAACCCTCACAttgttttaaaaggcaaaaattgtTTCTATGACAACAGTATTAACTTG encodes:
- the KIF2B gene encoding kinesin-like protein KIF2B, whose product is MASQFCLPVSPRLSPLKPLKPRFGDIQVGIYVAIQRSDKRMHLAVVTEINRENSWVTVEWVEKAVKKGKKIDLETILLLNPSLDFAEDPMPVSPLAPAPSSAIGDQSTAMKRVVMIPQKNKTASGDSLDVRVPSKPCLMKQKKSPCLQEIEKVQKQREKRRRLQQEIRARRALDVNTRNPNYEIMHMIEEYRRHLDSSKISVLEPPQEHRICVCVRKRPLNQRETTLKDLDIITVPSDNVVMVHESKQKVDLTRYLENQTFCFDHAFDDKASNELVYQFTAQPLVESIFRKGMATCFAYGQTGSGKTYTMGGDFAGRAQDRSKGIYALVAQDVFLLLRNSIYEKLDLKVYGTFFEIYGGKVYDLLNWKKKLQVLEDGNQQIQVVGLQEQEVCCVEEVLNLVEIGNSCRTSRQTSVNAHSSRSHAVFQIILKSGGKLHGKFSLVDLAGNERGADTTKASRKRQLEGAEINKSLLALKECILALGQNKPHTPFRASKLTQVLRDSFIGQNSSTCMIATISPGRTSCENTLNTLRYANRVKELNADVRPYHRGLYPNGHEASRMLKSHIGNSEMSLQRDEFIKIPCVQSEEQQKEIEDVERSSLLGKDTTTSRKGSSQWLENIQERTGGVNHDVDFCIAQSLSILEQKIGVLTEIQKKLKLLRADLHVKSKVE